One part of the Procambarus clarkii isolate CNS0578487 chromosome 41, FALCON_Pclarkii_2.0, whole genome shotgun sequence genome encodes these proteins:
- the LOC138373175 gene encoding uncharacterized protein, which yields MNFNFLHENQANNVNNDFPAADELTKLKRQTRLESNEAFTVKTDNAQQGSSSGNNSGRSRGSKGCHQTELRGISYVKRLRELNLTSTEEELGGQDQDHKTRNINLTSTNYKHRSYDHKYNHKHRSYDHKYNHKHRSYDHKYNYKHRSYDHKYNYKHRSYDHKYNHKHRSYDHKYNYKHRSYNHKYNYKHRSYDHKYNHKHQSLPPSPPTNVKPLTVTSQ from the exons ATGAATTTCAATTTCCTACATGAAAACCAAGCAAATAATGTGAATAACGACTTTCCTGCTGCTGATGAATTAACAAAACTAAAACGACAAACGAGACTGGAGAGCAATGAGGCTTTCACCGTAAAGACTGACAACGCACAACAAGGCAGCAGCTCCGGTAACAATAGTGGTAGAAGCCGAG gttcaaagggatGCCACCagaccgagctgaggggtattagCTACgtgaagagactacgggaactaaacctcacgtcaacggaagaagagttagggggacaggaTCAAGACCACAAGACCAGGAACATAAACCTCACGAGCACAAACTACAAACATCGGTCATATGACCACAAATATAACCACAAGCATCGGTCATATGACCACAAATATAACCACAAGCATCGGTCATATGACCACAAATATAACTACAAGCATCGGTCATATGACCACAAATATAACTACAAGCATCGGTCATATGACCACAAATATAACCACAAGCATCGGTCATATGACCACAAATATAACTACAAGCATCGGTCATATAACCACAAATATAACTACAAGCATCGGTCATATGACCACAAATATAACCACAAGCATCAGTCACTTCCTCCGTCGCCTCCAACAAATGTCAAGCCACTGACGGTTACCTCTCAGTGA